The following proteins are co-located in the Pochonia chlamydosporia 170 chromosome 6, whole genome shotgun sequence genome:
- a CDS encoding Max protein (similar to Metarhizium acridum CQMa 102 XP_007811497.1), translated as MSSPNNTSTSSRENGAGGADEKPRLTEEEKKQNHIASEQKRRQAIREGFDRLTELVPGLEGQGRSEGLVLKRTVEYMRQQMQERRALIERIEQSGGQVDEDLKK; from the exons ATGTCGTCGCCAAATAATACTTCGACGTCTTCTCGAGAGAATGGCGCTGGCGGTGCTGACGAGAAGCCTCGTCTGaccgaggaggagaagaagcagaatcACATTGCTTCAG AACAAAAGCGCAGACAGGCCATTCGCGAAGGCTTCGACCGTCTAACCGAGCTGGTCCCTGGCCTGGAAGGACAAGGTCGATCCGAGGGACTTGTGCTCAAGCGGACAGTCGAATACATGCGCCAACAGATGCAAGAACGTCGCGCACTTATTGAGCGCATTGAGCAATCAGGCGGTCAAGTTGACGAGGACCTCAAAAAGTAA
- a CDS encoding threonyl-tRNA synthetase (similar to Magnaporthe oryzae 70-15 XP_003714246.1), whose translation MIRPRATRQAALAISRTRWTCPACLSRRNYAQKPEKREPPDHRKLGLQQELFITSPYSPGSPIFLPNGARIFNRLVNFLRKQYVRYGFQEVITPTIYKKALWAKSGHLENYADDMFSVTGNTPAKETDGCCGSSHATETDLEADDEYSLKPMNCPGHCLIFASKVHSYRELPVRYADFSPLHRNEISGALSGLTRVRRFHQDDGHIFCRPSQVEEEIKKTLDFVKAVYNVLRLGVSYRLALSTRPKDHFIGTEEEWNRAEDRLKRALDSSGMEWSINEGDGAFYGPKIDIVIKDSDGKEHQTATIQLDFQLPKRFELEYQAPAPEFEARGETTDDPALLAEYGPVRPVMIHRAVLGSVERLMALLIESYDGKWPFWLNPRQAIILSVNTSQPVLDWADEVKDVLLGLKKVAGQPGPAGPVNPTGLAVDIDYTARSLGSKIREARTHGYSQILVVGEEDVKNRQVSLGKERMSPIEMRDKMLNMADAFE comes from the coding sequence ATGATACGCCCTCGAGCTACCCGCCAAGCAGCCTTGGCCATATCCCGCACACGATGGACATGTCCAGCCTGCCTCTCCCGCCGAAATTACGCCCAGAAGCCAGAGAAGCGCGAACCCCCCGACCACAGAAAACTAGGACTCCAACAAGAACTATTCATAACCTCCCCATACAGTCCCGGATCGCCAATCTTCCTCCCCAACGGAGCCAGAATATTCAACCGCCTAGTCAACTTCCTGCGAAAGCAATACGTGCGCTATGGCTTCCAGGAAGTCATCACGCCGACGATCTACAAAAAAGCACTCTGGGCCAAGTCCGGCCACCTGGAAAACTACGCAGACGACATGTTCTCCGTGACAGGCAACACGCCCGCAAAAGAAACCGACGGCTGCTGTGGAAGCAGTCACGCCACCGAAACGGACCTCGAGGCCGATGACGAATATAGCCTCAAGCCGATGAACTGTCCCGGACACTGCCTCATATTTGCGTCAAAAGTCCACAGCTACCGCGAACTGCCAGTCCGATACGCCGACTTCAGTCCCCTCCACAGGAACGAAATATCCGGCGCTCTCTCCGGACTAACCCGCGTACGCAGATTCCACCAAGACGACGGGCACATCTTCTGCCGCCCCTCGCAAGTCGAAGAGGAAATCAAGAAAACGCTCGACTTCGTCAAGGCGGTGTACAATGTTCTCCGTCTAGGTGTCAGTTACAGACTCGCGCTGTCCACACGGCCCAAGGACCATTTCATCGGGACGGAGGAGGAGTGGAACAGGGCCGAAGACCGGCTAAAGCGGGCGTTGGACTCGTCAGGCATGGAATGGAGTATCAACGAGGGCGACGGTGCGTTTTACGGTCCCAAAATCGATATTGTTATAAAGGACTCAGATGGGAAGGAGCACCAAACCGCCACGATTCAGTTGGATTTTCAACTTCCCAAGCGGTTTGAGCTCGAATATCAAGCACCCGCACCCGAATTTGAAGCAAGGGGGGAGACGACAGATGATCCCGCTTTGCTGGCGGAATATGGTCCCGTACGACCGGTCATGATTCATCGAGCTGTGCTGGGTTCAGTCGAACGTCTCATGGCACTGCTTATTGAGTCATATGACGGCAAGTGGCCCTTCTGGCTCAACCCACGACAAGCCATTATACTCTCGGTCAATACTTCACAACCGGTTCTGGACTGGGCAGACGAGGTTAAAGATGTGCTTCTTGGTTTGAAGAAGGTGGCTGGCCAACCTGGGCCAGCGGGACCCGTGAATCCTACTGGCCTAGCCGTTGATATTGACTACACCGCTCGATCACTCGGCTCAAAGAttcgagaagccagaacCCACGGATACAGTCAAATattggttgttggcgaagaagacgtcAAGAACCGCCAAGTCAGCCTAGGCAAGGAAAGAATGAGTCCCATAGAGATGCGTgacaagatgctcaacatggcagatgCGTTTGAATAG
- a CDS encoding importin 11 (similar to Neosartorya fischeri NRRL 181 XP_001265296.1): MSFAIEVPGEANPLSFETLCRALQSATSNDFAQRQAGGQQLASWEHTPGYYSSLQGVFLDKSIPTDVRFLAVIQLKNGIDKYWRLYAQVKNGIKPDEKTLIRSRLFQGTIDEDERHLALHNSLVVAKVVRIDYPADWPDALSSLIALLRSGKDGNQQHLHGTLQILLGVVKELGTARLRKSQTALQSVTPEMVYVLNEIYTEKTALWLAFLTGSQGSENGANIAMHNSLLALKILRRLITLGYERPHTDKSVEQFWTVSQNQFGQLLGFVGQESNIPSTYQDLVGKHLLQFTKLHIDMAEQHAASFSILPNSLPLVHAYWDLVSKFAEVFDTSGGIRQGSGDAGSSKAKVEGPLQERLALKGLLLLRACVRIAFQPVQTFKYRTPETKAEQEQARNIIKTELLKDDLVIQIVNSIITHLFVFRRSDLEAWEEDPEEWEQQEQSEGNAFEWEVRPCAEKLFLDLLTNFKQLIIPPLLSYFQSAQSPQSDIATKEAVYTAMGLSAAHVVNVFDFDAVLSSTIVNDAQQQGELHKVLRRRIAILISQWAPVKLADTSRPLVYQVFQHFLNPNDETNDLVVRITAARQLRWIADELDFSVEAFLPYTADVLSQLIQLVQNVDVDETKLAILESVRILVTRMEDQVSQFGDQLMSALPTVWQNSGTEEYMIKQAVIAIFAALVMSMGETSQRYQNFMIPLLSEAARPGSDLHVHLIDESLELWNAILMQSKAPLAPEVINLAEMALPLLEYQSDTASQALVAIESYVLIAPSAMLEDKLRRPTLAALSGALDAKSREQVRLATVCIEYLIRAATELGGSNGISVIVQDMLETGFMNKIMTNLHDAWEAHQTTGPNRKISKLNTVTEGDYLAILARIALAEPHLFVQMLKTFGAVDQVWSWLSAEWFSHLSSMDHQERQKLYLLGLTRLLELPSPMQELALVKLQDYFDMWTNVIIEVQEGELSGPDTLVWGELEPTEYDTPKMITEQQTMAKDPVHSVPAFAFVSARLQDLVGRVGGEAAFEEQWAVNVDKDVLGRFRELANAAR, encoded by the exons ATGAGCTTTGCAATCGAGGTTCCTGGCGAGGCGAATCCTCTATCATTCGAAACACTCTGTCGCGCGTTACAGTCCGCCACATCAAACGACTTTGCGCAAAGACAAGCAGGTGGACAGCAGCTTGCCTCTTGGGAGCACACACCAGGCTACTACTCGTCCTTGCAA GGTGTCTTCCTCGACAAATCTATTCCGACCGATGTCCGATTTCTTGCCGTCATTCAGCTCAAAAATGGCATCGATAAGTACTGGAGGCTTTATGCCCAAGTGAAGAACGGAATAAAACCAGACGAGAAGACCTTGATCCGCTCTCGACTCTTTCAAGGGACCATAGACGAAGACGAACGACACCTAGCGCTGCATAATTCTCTTGTTGTGGCTAAAGTCGTGAGAATCGACTACCCAGCAGACTGGCCCGATGCTCTTTCCAGCCTAATTGCGTTGCTGCGTTCTGGTAAGGACGGAAATCAGCAGCACCTCCATGGAACTCTTCAGATTCTGCTTGGAGTGGTAAAGGAGTTGGGAACTGCGCGGTTAAGAAAATCGCAAACGGCTTTGCAGTCCGTCACACCTGAGATGGTTTATGTTTTGAATGAGATATACACGGAGAAGACGGCCCTCTGGTTGGCATTCTTGACTGGCAGCCAAGGATCAGAAAACGGCGCCAATATCGCCATGCACAACAGTCTTTTGGCGTTAAAGATCTTGAGAAGACTAATAACCCTTGGATATGAGCGACCCCATACCGACAAATCGGTGGAACAATTTTGGACGGTTTCGCAAAACCAGTTTGGCCAGTTACTTGGCTTTGTGGGCCAGGAATCGAACATACCCTCAACATATCAAGACCTCGTTGGCAAGCACCTTCTTCAGTTTACAAAATTGCATATAGACATGGCCGAGCAACACGCAGCGAGCTTCTCTATTTTACCCAACTCTCTTCCTCTAGTTCATGCATATTGGGACCTGGTGTCAAAGTTTGCTGAAGTGTTTGATACCTCGGGTGGTATTCGTCAAGggtctggtgatgctggttcatccaaggccaaggttgaaggTCCTTTGCAAGAGCGGCTAGCACTTAAGGGCTTGCTACTACTCCGTGCTTGCGTGAGGATCGCGTTTCAACCTGTGCAGACGTTCAAATACCGGACGCCTGAGACCAAGGCGGAGCAGGAACAGGCTAGAAATATTATCAAAACAGAACTTCTCAAAGACGATCTCGTCATCCAGATTGTCAACTCGATCATCACACATTTATTTGTCTTCAGACGCTCGGATCTTGAAGCTTGGGAGGAGGACCCTGAAGAGTGGGAACAACAAGAGCAGAGCGAGGGCAATGCCTTTGAATGGGAAGTTCGGCCCTGCGCAGAGAAACTATTCCTGGATTTGCTCACAAACTTCAAGCAACTCATCATACCGCCACTCCTTTCATACTTCCAGTCTGCACAATCTCCGCAGTCCGATATTGCCACAAAAGAAGCAGTCTACACAGCAATGGGACTTTCAGCCGCCCACGTCGTCAATGTGTTTGATTTTGATGCCGTCCTATCATCAACGATTGTGAACGACGCTCAGCAACAAGGCGAACTGCACAAGGTGTTGCGGCGGCGGATAGCCATACTGATAAGCCAATGGGCACCTGTCAAGCTGGCGGATACCAGTCGACCCTTAGTGTATCAAGTCTTTCAACATTTCTTGAACCCCAATGACGAGACAAACGACTTGGTTGTGCGAATCACCGCAGCAAGACAGCTGCGATGGATCGCAGACGAGCTCGACTTTAGCGTGGAGGCATTCTTGCCCTACACTGCCGATGTTCTCTCCCAGCTTATCCAGCTTGTCCAGaatgttgacgttgatgagaCCAAGTTGGCCATTCTAGAGTCAGTTAGAATCCTGGTTACGCGAATGGAAGACCAAGTGTCACAATTTGGGGACCAACTAATGTCTGCACTTCCCACTGTTTGGCAGAACTCTGGAACAGAGGAATACATGATCAAACAAGCAGTCATTGCCATTTTTGCAGCTCTGGTAATGAGCATGGGCGAGACATCACAGCGATATCAGAACTTCATGATTCCTCTCCTATCGGAGGCGGCTCGTCCAGGCTCTGATCTCCATGTGCATCTTATCGACGAGTCACTCGAGCTGTGGAACGCAATTCTTATGCAAAGCAAAGCTCCTCTGGCGCCAGAAGTCATCAATCTTGCAGAAATGGCTTTACCGCTGCTGGAGTACCAGTCAGATACGGCATCACAAGCCCTTGTTGCGATAGAGTCATACGTTTTAATAGCGCCGTCGGCAATGTTGGAGGACAAACTTCGCCGTCCGACTCTGGCAGCCCTCTCGGGGGCGCTTGATGCGAAGAGCCGTGAACAAGTGCGCCTTGCAACAGTCTGTATAGAATACCTCATCCGCGCAGCTACTGAGCTTGGTGGCTCAAATGGCATTTCAGTCATCGTCCAAGACATGCTTGAAACAGGGTTCATGAACAAGATCATGACCAACCTCCATGATGCGTGGGAGGCACACCAGACGACCGGTCCTAACAGGAAGATTTCGAAGCTGAACACCGTCACAGAAGGAGACTATCTTGCCATATTGGCTCGCATTGCCCTCGCAGAACCCCATCTCTTTGTGCAAATGCTCAAGACATTTGGTGCGGTAGATCAGGTGTGGTCCTGGCTGTCTGCAGAATGGTTCTCGCACCTCTCTAGCATGGACCACCAGGAACGCCAAAAGCTGTACCTGCTCGGTCTTACAAGGCTTCTCGAACTCCCTTCTCCCATGCAGGAACTTGCACTAGTCAAACTACAAGACTACTTCGACATGTGGACAAACGTCATCATTGAAGTGCAGGAAGGCGAGTTGAGTGGTCCTGATACCCTTGTATGGGGCGAGTTGGAGCCCACGGAATATGATACCCCCAAGATGATTACGGAGCAACAAACCATGGCTAAGGATCCAGTTCATTCTGTGCCggcatttgcatttgtgAGTGCCAGGTTGCAGGATTTGGTGGGCCGTGTTGGCGGCGAGGCTGCATTTGAAGAGCAGTGGGCTGTGAATGTGGATAAGGATGTTCTTGGAAGGTTTAGGGAATTGGCAAACGCTGCGAGATAG
- a CDS encoding acetylserotonin methytransferase-like protein (ASMTL) (similar to Metarhizium acridum CQMa 102 XP_007811498.1), with protein sequence MEKSKVPSEPPPDYTEAAAEHNVAPRPSGPIRRPVQPLDLPIIKHLNTKRVVLASASPRRKALLQQIGLQNLEITPSTKPEDLDKAVYGPYEYVAETARRKCLDVYTTCLKTRLKSIPDPDLVIAADTVIVTRDGRILEKPRSEADHIRMLKHMRDTEMHRVLTAVTVLAPREDARHPGYCINTHTEETKVYFFSEANGLPDDVIEAYVKTREGVDKAGGYAIQGIGGMILAEKIDGSVDNVVGLPVRRCLSMAEKVVFQQDADEFDDEHTDEEE encoded by the exons ATGGAAAAATCCAAAGTTCCCAGTGAGCCACCGCCCGACTATACAGAGGCTGCAGCTGAGCACAATGTCGCTCCTCGACCAAGCGGACCTATCCGGAGACCGGTGCAGCCTCTGGATCTCCCCATTATCAAGCATCTGAACACGAAGAGAGTGGTGCTTGCATCTGCTTCACCTCGGCGCAAAGCCCTACTCCAGCAG ATTGGCCTACAAAACTTGGAAATCACGCCGTCCACAAAGCCAGAGGACCTGGACAAGGCCGTCTACGGTCCCTACGAATATGTCGCGGAAACAGCGCGCAGAAAATGTCTCGATGTCTACACCACATGTTTGAAGACGCGTCTGAAGTCGATTCCGGATCCTGATCTTGTAATTGCCGCCGACACCGTCATCGTCACACGCGACGGCCGCATCTTGGAGAAGCCCCGGAGCGAGGCAGACCACATCCGAATGTTGAAGCACATGCGTGATACGGAGATGCACCGTGTCTTGACGGCTGTGACAGTGCTGGCACCTCGGGAAGATGCAAGACATCCAGGATACTGCATCAACACGCACACGGAAGAGACAAAGGTGTATTTCTTTAGCGAAGCAAACGGGCTGCCGGACGATGTCATTGAGGCGTACGTCAAGACTCGGGAGGGTGTAGATAAGGCAGGAGGCTATGCCATTCAAGGGATTGGCGGCATGATCCTGGCCGAGAAGATTGACGGCAGTGTCGATAATGTGGTTGGACTACCGGTCAGGAGATGTCTATCTATGGCGGAAAAGGTGGTCTTCCAACAGGATGCCGAtgagtttgacgatgagCACACCGATGAAGAGGAGTGA
- a CDS encoding polybromo-1 (similar to Cordyceps militaris CM01 XP_006665331.1): MESKRKANGHSATENDDRSAKRRKLAEFDLSKGETRESTTAYGMAFLEQIRRTADKSGRLVATYFENLLPREGNADYYKRTRMPICLTAIEDKLNKGDFKNLSELESYFKRMIANAKEFYPRSSAVFDDAERVRKALSNYMTKTNPAYQTRGYQAVPTPLPPEDGEEVEEEEEADEDAEGEEQEAEEQPAEEDNVEDDEEEEEEEEDDDDEEEDEEPASRRRSIIIKRSRGRPSRNSTSQTNTPRRNRASGRSDREYHNVPFKGLSFQQAQEKMVEDLLRYKEPEYEGYFEPFVNLPPRALRDYYRVITDPLSLKKLQKEVLGVQGRGDPTGISDFKSWSALAERAKLLWTNAYFYNEEGSEIHDLAQELEKAFNELLKKAKARSGTRSAQDQIEAPQTAQSIESPAASSQVNGTPRQPALEAARSVSVSVPSPSPSTHTALKAEESARMSPAVLAQTPGGPLPGPPTPVVQAPPVAAPPPGPPQIQSTNPMANGYVEPKRLRAPGKSIKDALLSRLRIQLHPSVHTSDPVLLDVLPLPHEMQQSGTVNLNANINRVFIVPMLPDLLQDRQYCLWVLIDKQPLKPCHQPIPNQLPQERAFDVMLHPGVNTIEAHVISAIPRHERVPGGPEVELEVFTAYVNVLRN, translated from the exons ATGGAAAGCAAGCGCAAGGCAAACGGCCATTCGGCCACAGAGAACGATGACCGATCGGCGAAACGTCGCAAGTTGGCG GAGTTCGATCTCTCCAAGGGCGAAACTCGCGAGTCGACCACGGCTTATGGCATGGCCTTTCTCGAGCAAATACGTCGCACTGCTGATAAGAG TGGACGTCTGGTTGCGACATACTTTGAGAACTTGCTCCCTCGCGAAGGAAATGCAGACTATTACAAGCGGACTCGCATGCCCATTTGCCTCACCGCCATCGaagacaagctcaacaagGGCGATTTCAAGAACCTGTCAGAACTAGAAAGCTATTTCAAGCGGATGATTGCCAATGCAAAAGAGTTTTATCCACGCTCGTCGGCTGTTTTTGACGATGCAGAACGAGTTCGCAAAGCTTTGAGCAACTACATGACCAAGACAAACCCGGCATATCAAACGCGTGGCTATCAGGCGGTTCCAACACCTCTGCCGCCTGAAGATGGTGAAGAAgtagaggaggaggaggaagctgacGAGGACGCAGAGGGtgaggagcaagaagctgaagagcaACCAGCTGAGGAGGATAATGtagaagacgacgaggaagaagaggaagaagaggaggacgacgacgacgaagaagaagacgaagaaccAGCATCAAGGCGCAGGTCGATCATCATCAAACGGTCCAGAGGTAGGCCATCAAGAAATTCGACATCTCAAACCAACACTCCGCGACGAAACAGGGCATCGGGTCGCTCCGACCGCGAATACCACAATGTGCCATTTAAGGGCTTGAGCTTTCAGCAAGCTCAAGAAAAGATGGTCGAGGACCTTCTACGTTATAAGGAGCCAGA GTACGAGGGATACTTTGAGCCCTTTGTTAATTTGCCGCCCCGCGCGCTGAGAGACTACTACCGAGTCATCACCGATCCTCTGTCGCTGAAAAAGCTTCAGAAGGAAGTTCTGGGTGTCCAAGGCCGTGGCGATCCTACAGGCATCAGCGACTTCAAGAGCTGGAGCGCTCTTGCGGAAAGGGCCAAGCTTCTGTGGACGAACGCATACTTTTACAACGAAGAAGGCAGTGAAATCCATGACCTGGCCCAGGAACTTGAG AAAGCATTCAATGAGTTGTtgaaaaaggcaaaggcgcgTTCAGGAACCCGCTCAGCCCAAGATCAAATTGAAG CGCCACAGACAGCACAGTCTATTGAATCCCCTGCTGCGAGTTCTCAGGTCAACGGCACGCCACGGCAGCCTGCCCTTGAGGCCGCACGAAGTGTCTCGGTGTCGGTGCCATCACCCAGCCCATCAACCCATACCGCTCTCAAAGCCGAAGAAAGTGCGCGTATGTCACCAGCGGTTCTCGCCCAAACACCAGGAGGGCCACTCCCTGGGCCACCAACTCCCGTGGTTCAAGCTCCTCCCGTGGCAGCACCGCCTCCTGGACCTCCACAGATACAGTCCACGAACCCAATGGCAAATGGTTACGTAGAGCCAAAGCGACTGCGCGCCCCAGGAAAGA GTATCAAGGACGCCCTCCTTTCGAGGCTTCGAATTCAACTCCATCCCAGCGTGCACACCAGCGATCCAGTCCTCCTCGACGTTCTTCCCCTACCCCATGAAATGCAGCAATCTGGAACTGTCAAtctcaacgccaacatcaaccGCGTCTTCATCGTCCCCATGCTGCCAGACCTCCTGCAGGACCGCCAATACTGTCTTTGGGTTCTCATTGACAAACAACCCCTAAAGCCTTGCCACCAACCAATCCCCAATCAACTCCCCCAGGAACGGGCATTTGACGTCATGCTTCACCCAGGAGTTAACACCATTGAAGCACATGTCATTTCTGCCATTCCTCGCCATGAGCGGGTCCCAGGCGGCCCCGAGGTTGAACTAGAAGTCTTCACAGCTTATGTTAATGTGCTGCGGAATTAA